In one window of Nocardia brasiliensis DNA:
- a CDS encoding DUF2334 domain-containing protein, with amino-acid sequence MNAELIVSISGIRDTTRDAAIEFAAAMDQRGVPLSLLVAPRLKGKYRLVDDPATQAWLRGRRARGDAIVLHGYDQAATKRRRAEFATLPRHEAKLRLTAADRVLEQVELRTRLFAAPRWDASAGAVEALPEVGFRVALGLTSLLDLETNVAQKARVYGIGEGFRAEPWWCRALVMGAARTARRGGLLRLAVSAAQLQRSGPRQAMLDAVDLALFHGAAGAVYRWESPAIARAA; translated from the coding sequence ATGAACGCTGAGCTGATCGTCTCGATCTCCGGTATCAGGGACACCACCCGGGACGCGGCGATCGAGTTCGCCGCCGCGATGGACCAGCGCGGCGTGCCGCTGTCGCTGCTCGTGGCGCCCCGGCTGAAGGGCAAGTACCGCCTGGTCGATGATCCCGCGACGCAGGCCTGGCTGCGTGGGCGCCGGGCCCGCGGCGACGCCATCGTGCTGCACGGCTACGACCAGGCGGCAACGAAGCGCCGCAGGGCCGAATTCGCGACGTTGCCTCGGCACGAGGCGAAGTTGCGGCTCACCGCGGCGGACCGGGTGCTCGAGCAGGTGGAGCTGCGCACCCGACTGTTCGCCGCCCCGCGCTGGGATGCCTCGGCCGGTGCCGTCGAGGCGCTGCCCGAGGTCGGCTTCCGGGTCGCCCTCGGCCTGACCTCGCTGCTCGATCTGGAAACCAACGTGGCGCAGAAGGCGCGGGTGTACGGCATCGGCGAGGGCTTTCGCGCCGAGCCGTGGTGGTGTCGCGCGCTGGTGATGGGCGCCGCGCGCACCGCACGTCGCGGCGGGCTACTGCGCCTTGCGGTCTCGGCCGCGCAGCTGCAGCGCTCCGGCCCGCGGCAGGCAATGCTGGACGCCGTCGATCTCGCGCTGTTCCACGGCGCGGCGGGCGCGGTCTATCGGTGGGAGTCGCCCGCGATCGCGCGTGCGGCCTGA